From the Macrobrachium nipponense isolate FS-2020 chromosome 17, ASM1510439v2, whole genome shotgun sequence genome, the window aatattaactaataagtagatacaaatattaacaaataaataaatataaatgtaaacaaatcaTTCATTATTACCGAAAACACGGTACTCAATGTATACGGAAAGTAGGAACCTTTTCAAAAAGAAAGATTGTCCTTCCTTCCATCCTTCCTTGTGATAATAAGGCCATTCaggaccgctctctctctctcctgcaaggtCAACGGCAAGAGTTACAAGAGATTCACCGAGAACCAGAGTAAGATTCTGAAGACGTGGGTCGTCCCTGTGGAGGATTCTTTTATGAGAATCGTCCTCGAGCGGGACACGCTAGACGTCTGGGTCAACGGGAAGAAACTGGAGACTGCCGTAAGtacactcattctctctctctctctttctgtctctctcgaaCGAGAATCTtgtcttctctctatctctctagaacgagaagctctctctctctctgtctctttagaACGAGATtctctctttttgtctctctagaacgacattctctctttctctctctagaacgagaagtctctctctctctctctctctctagaaggcgACTTTACACAattgtgagtgtttttttttttaagaaaagaaataattaagatACTGTTCTTGTTTGATGcacggtgtgtgtatatatatatattatatatatataataattaaaataatatatatagatatatatataataatatatatatacaatatatatataatatatatgtgtgtggtgtgtgtgtgtgtgtatgtatgtatgtatactagatATATGATGCATTTATTGCAGTTTTTAATGGATAAGGTTAATCAATCAGTAACTatgattttgttaaaaaaaatattacaagttGCTTACTAATATCataaacctaaaagaaaaaaaaagtcaaaattcatACCTTGAATTTCATAACTCATCTTACTGTTTATATTTTCGTCCTTTGAATTTTGGTTACTAACTAAATTCTCAGAAACAAACGTGGTTGACGTATATATGAGCCGTTAGTCATTTGTCTCCGTTGAAACGTGACCTTGCTAGGTGTCACGTGATCTAAAGGTCCTGACCTTATCTAAGTCTATCTGACCTTCTCCAGGGGAAAGCTGGTGTTTAGATCACTCCTTAAGTGTCCATACACATACACTTCTGAGCATTTTGTTCCCTTTCTTTTAACTATTATCACGAACGAATGTCGGTTTCAGTTGTCTAAtctcaaaaaaatatatgtatatctttttatACCTGTACTGGATTGACAATTTCTGCTTcaacatttatgaataaataatgacTGAGAGTGTATTATATACAATAAGTGCATAACAAATCTCTGTTCGTGCACATccgccaaaataatcaatatacaTTAGGCAGCGAGTCGTAGAAAGCAGCCTGACTTCAAATGGACGACTCGCGTGTCAAAGGAACGAGCAGGCCAAgatcagataagaaaaaaaaaaagataaaaagatacaGTTGTATTTTATTATGAGCAACTCGACGTCCTCTTCTCCCAGAAAAATAACCGGTGCCACTTTGGCCTGTTACCTAAGTGTCACCTagtccgaggtgctagtactaaatatggcgtcacctactccgaggtgccatagtagattcacatcaaccgtgcatttgacgtctaggccagtcccttacgacgctcctgattggctgttggtaaaccaaccacagggctggaaacgctaagtctctctcgagagttcacatgggtacgGTTTATGTTCCACATCTGAGAGATATGTCTTTcataagtatccctcaggagaggtggaacatacatcctgcctatgtgaactctcgagagagagacagagtttccagccctgcgactagcttatcaacagccaatcaggagcgtcgtaagggactggcctagacatcaaatgcacggttgatgtgaatctactatagtactaaacatggcgtcaCCTACTccaaggtgctagtactaaacatagcgGAAGCTTCTTGGAagttgggacgccgtgtttagtactagtccctcggggatcaaagtgtTACATACACATTTCTAAATTGTGggataaacaaattatataaaataaaataaacaaaggtaTCTTCGTGCGGCCATCTACTTTACATTTGCCATACAATGTTTCGTACTGCtagccacggtctaggtatatattatacttaGACCGTGGTGCTCGTACCTAGGACTAGGTGGCGCGTAGataagaaaccaaagaaaaacCAGATAATCTTTGATGACACCGATAAGCAAGCAAATTGCTCCTAACAAATCAAGATGAAGATATTAAGATTCTGATGACGCGGACATTAGAATATATGTGCATACTGTTAGGGCCAACGGTTCTCAGGGGAATGGTATACTGAAGAGTAACAAGAGTCTCAAGTTTGGTCTTCAAAACAAGACGCAATACTCGTAGGCAGTCTGCCAAATGTTAGTATAGTATTATTTGTAACTTTCTGAATTTCACGTTACTACGTATTACAGACAGACGCTCCAACGTATAAATGTTGGTTTCAAATGTCTCTAACATAAGTACCTCGGTGATataaatggaatatagaatttaggccaaatgccaagcgctggaatgacgaggtcattcagcgctgaggggGAAATCAAGAgtaaaaagtttttaaagttataacaggaggaaaacctcgcagttgcactaagaaaaaaCTGTtcgttaaggaaagtaagatggaagaaggagaatacgaccagaggtacagaaaaagggaatgaaaggggttggagttaggggccgaaggggcgatGATAGATTAAGCAAGGCCTtggattaagccagccttatgctggcacgggacGCCGCAGAATATTAAGTAATGCCTCAttacaccgcgtgaggtacactaaCGGAAATACTACAGTAATAAAAAGCACGACGCAGGATTTCGGATATGcattaaaagataaagaaattacACAACCTTACGCACAGGTTAATCTTGAACGTATTCAAGAGTAATAAGCATTTACGTCAACACAATGATAACAGTAAGAACAGTTCCTACTAACCATGTAGTAACAGAGGCAGTTAAGAAACCCCTGATTCTACCATACGTATTCcattcctatactctgttttttttgttcatctgtccatccgcctgtggtgtttttgtatggtaacactgcgtcccgggctttaaatagttatgctgtgtgtaaattttaggtaaataaaaggatatctgggtgtgcatttgcaactgaaaagggttttaataatttactatatgcgaattacaccgttaatattcgaaataggatattattataatcgttgaatgtaagctaatgtaactatctaaagcccgggacgcagtgttaccatacaaaaacaccacaggcggatggacagatgaacaaaaaaaaatagagtatagtcaCTTCGCACCTTCAAACTCGAGACTGAGTTTGAGCGAAAGCTTTACGTCAAAGGtaaccaggtatatatatatctctctctctctatccgtaaTCCTAGGGGTGTTACGAAACCCATCCAAGGTAGACACCTTGGAGGAAGGTAGACGCAAGGACGCTGGAAGATCACCTCAAATTTTGGATTTCTTAGATTGCCAGTGGACTTAACCAATCAAGTGATACAGATAAGGAAAACACAAATTCAAAACTCAAATTGCACAATACACACTACAATGAAGGCAGGATCGGCGATCATAATGCAATAAAAGTTTTATTCTCCATCTTCTTTCATTCTTGCTTTAAATTCCTTTCCCTTTTTATCACCTTGTCTCCTCACTTCTCCTCCGCCTCCTTTAACTCTTCCCTCAACTTCAATAAACCTCCCTTCCTGGAAAAGTTTTCCAGGACACCTACAGGCAAGGATTGATTGGCGTTCTCTCTCAAGATCAATCTCTTGATGCGTAAACTTCGTAAATAGTCAGTCCCCAGTGAAATTGGGTAGTCAATACGCCAACTGAATTACCTCCAATCGGAGAGATACATTGGTGTTCCAAACCTTTTTAATTCAAGCATATACACTCTCCAGAGATGAATGACTTTGCAAGTTTGGAGGGTCTTGTGGTCTAGTAGGTCACAGAATGCCTGAGCCTTGGGTatttttcaacacacacacacggaagtaGGTACAAACTATTTACTTCAATTTGTTTTGCCACCGCCTCTTGGTTTGCGTAAACTGCAGCTGCAAGATGCAAGATGCAAAATGCGCCAAAAATTCAGCGATATCTTTCTTCCGCTAATTCCAGGGGAACTTTCTCCTCCTATCAGTGTTGCTTTCTTCTAATTCCAGAGCAACTTTCTTCCTTCATTCCAAGTTTGCTTTCTTCTCCTAATTTCAGCGTAACTCTCTCCTGCTTTCAGGTTTGCTTTCTTCCACTAATTCCAGAATAACTTTCACCTGCTTGTTCCAGGGCGAGTTCGTGGATGACGGAACGGAAACCCACTTCGACCTGGCGGGTCACCCGGCTTACATCAAGGCGGTCAGCAGCGGGAACAGAAGAGAGGGAATCATCCATTCCCTAGTCGTGGACGACACCGAGATTCCAGAGGCTGTGGAATGAGgaggaaaagaggagagagagagagagagaggagagagagagaggagagagagaagagagagagagggtggcatgggggggggggagggggggggggaggaagaggaaaatgatTTTGCAAACGATCGGGGTCACACGTCAATAATCTagagaaaaatgtctgaaaactaTTTTGCTGTATTATTTGTGGCATTGATTTAGCAAGGGTCTCACGATATGGAGAaatatcgactctctctctctctctgcattagcATAAGTGAGATCACCGTGACAGTTGATTCTGTAGCATCAGAATCTCCAGAGGTATGGCCATTTTGCCGACTGTCatcctcaaataaaaaaagaaagttgaaaaaaaaaaaacaattgtcctATGGAAACGAATCTTATAATAACTATCCTggttttagttttagtctttattGTTAATTAATGTTTTTCCATCATGAATTGAGCACCCATTTTTTTCCGAAAATCGGGAGGCAAatgcgtgtttttttatttatttatttatttattactgagGACACACCTGCGTTCAAGGACGAAATGCGTACGTTCACGGACGACACACACATTCCCGGACGACATACGTTCATGGACGAAATATCTGTACGTTCAAGGACTACGTTCATGGACGAAATATGTACGTTCGAGGACTACGTTCATGAAGGAAATCCGTATGTTCAGGGACGATATACATTCACTGACGAAATACGTTCACGGACGAAATACGTACCTTCACGGACGACACACGCACGTTAAGGCTCt encodes:
- the LOC135196414 gene encoding fas apoptotic inhibitory molecule 1-like, with translation MKEMGLGGDLVALWEVRLSDGVHKVGFEHGTTTGRRVLWVDGEERMRHDWMFKLVGSEVFDIGDTKCVIKIEPVGGFSYEYSLEVNGKSYKRFTENQSKILKTWVVPVEDSFMRIVLERDTLDVWVNGKKLETAGEFVDDGTETHFDLAGHPAYIKAVSSGNRREGIIHSLVVDDTEIPEAVE